Below is a genomic region from Streptantibioticus cattleyicolor NRRL 8057 = DSM 46488.
TCCTCCCTCAGCCGCCGGATCGTCATCCCCGCCCCGCTCACGGCGTTGACCACCTCGGCGACCCCGTGCATCCACTCGTAACTGTCCCGCGCGCCGTCGACGGCCGGACCGTCGGTGTAGGTGTACGTCGCGTCGCGGTGAACGGGCCCGCCGCCGCCCAGGTAGTCGTGGCGCAGCAGCAGTTCGCTGCCCTCACCCGGGGCGGCGGTCGGGCCGAGGGCGTTGAGCAGGGGGTGGAACTCCACGACGTACAGCCGGCCGCCCGGACGCAGCAGACGCGCCACGGTCCGCGCCCACCGCGGCAGATCCGGCAGATAGCACAGGGCTCCCTTGCCGGTGTAGACGACGTCGAAGCGCGCCTCCCCGAGCGCTTCGACGGCCTCGTACACGTTGGCCCGTACGTAGGTCACGTCCGCGCCGGCCCGGTCGGCGATGTCGCGGGCGGCCGTGATCGAGGCGGCGGAGAAGTCCAGGCCCACCGTCCGCGCCCCGCGCCGGGCGAAGGCGATCGTCTCGGTTCCCAGATGGCACTGGAGGTGCAGTACGTCGCGTCCCGCGAGATCTCCCAGGTCGTCCCACTCGTAGGGAGCGAACCAGCGCGCCGCGTCAACGCCTTGTTCCAGCCCGTAGAACCGGCTGGCCACGTGTACGGGGGTACGCGCGTCCCAGTTCGCCTCGTTGGCCCGCATCAGCCGCTCGTGTCCGTCGCTACTCATGCGGACATCCAACCGCCACGGCCCGGGTGGGCCAAGGCGTGCGGGCAGGCCGGGTTGCGCGACGGCGCCGTGCGCGCTCCTGCGGTGCGGTTCGAGCGGGGAGTGCGCGCTTGCCCGGCGGGTGCGTGCGGTCGGCCGGCGCTCCGGCGGCGCCTCCGCACGCCGTCGCACGGGGGTCGTCCGGGCGGGTGCGGGGTGTGTGAGAGTTCACCGTGCGAAACGCAGTGCCCAGGACCCGGCCCTCGAAGGGAGTCATCATGGGCTTACGCACCTGTCTGACGGCGATGAGCGCGGCGGTGCTGCTCGTCGGCGGAGCGAGCGTGCTTCGACTTCGAGGTCGCGCCCCGACGCGCCGACGGGGCACCGCCGTGCGTGTCCGGTTTCCACCGGCGCGGGACGGCGCACTGGGGGCGGACGCGTTCGGGCTCCGCGCGCCCTACCGGTGGTCATGGGGCGCGGCGATGATGAGCGGACCGCACGTGACCCGAACGCCTCCGCAACGCCTGCCCCCGGCCAGGCGGACATGCCGTGAAGGAGCCCACGTTGTTGCTTCTCATCTCCCCGGACAGCGTCGAGGAGGCCCTGGACTGCGCGAAGGCGGCGGAACACCTCGACATCGTGGACGTCAAGAAGCCCGACGAGGGCTCGCTCGGCGCCAACTACCCGTGGGTGATCAGGGAGATCCGCGACGCGATCCCGGCGGACAAGCCGGTGTCCGCCACCGTCGGAGACGTGCCGTACAAGCCCGGAACGGTGGCGCAGGCGGCGCTCGGTGCGGTGGTGTCCGGAGCCACGTACATCAAGGTCGGCCTCTACGGATGCACGACACCCGACCAGGTCGTCGAGGTCATGCGAGGGGTCGTCCGGGCCGTCAAGGACCACCGGCCGGACGCGCTCG
It encodes:
- a CDS encoding class I SAM-dependent methyltransferase, translated to MSSDGHERLMRANEANWDARTPVHVASRFYGLEQGVDAARWFAPYEWDDLGDLAGRDVLHLQCHLGTETIAFARRGARTVGLDFSAASITAARDIADRAGADVTYVRANVYEAVEALGEARFDVVYTGKGALCYLPDLPRWARTVARLLRPGGRLYVVEFHPLLNALGPTAAPGEGSELLLRHDYLGGGGPVHRDATYTYTDGPAVDGARDSYEWMHGVAEVVNAVSGAGMTIRRLREEPELPWPRWPRMVRTPNGWWRLPEPRIPLLYGLLASR